ACCCCGAACAccatatgtgcccttgagaggtaaagtgggctatcccacaaaaacaaagttttgagaaaatgagctccaaagttgaacttttttcaaaaaatcagtgtgcctataccctacaactgatatatatcataggtagcacagaggtatgacttaaTAACAACgtatccaattgaaaatattcaataaaaagggggtaggggtcaaaaatgtgggatagcccactttacctctcaagggcacatagtTAGGCTGTGTTACGAATTCAGGAGCTGCATTGGAATGCATCACAGTGGTGCGACAAGGCTGTCCCATTTCAAAGGCTCCTTCAAATGAGGTTGAACTTTTGCCCAGTAGTGAAGAATCCACTCGATGGATCCTTTGCAGCCCATTGTATCCCAAGACTCCTCAGAAGTAAAATGTGTCCCAGCTAGGCGATAAGAGTGGCACTCCATGACTCAAGGGTAAAAGCGGGAACAGCTGTCTATGGCTATGCTGTCCCATTAAACAATGCTTTCTGTTTGACCCTCAAAGAACACAAACTACAAAGGCTGCACACAACCTTAGTCGTTAAATGGAATGGTCTGGCCTGTGGATAATTTCCTGCCTGTTTGCGTCACCAGTTGTTCCTACCTTTACTCTTGCATCATGAAGCGTCGCTTCGATCGCCTAGCTGGGACACACCCACTTTATCTCCATGTGATGAATCTTGAGATAGGTTGGGAAAAGAAGGAAGCATTTTTCGACTGCATTTGAAGGAGCCTTCGAAAATGGGCCTTCAAATGTTGCCTTTGCAtttgaaggatgcagcccctgaattggAATGCAGCCCATGTCACGGTACATGTCAACAAGTGGTCCTTTGTGCAGTTCTTCTGAACTTGCCCTTTCTTAAAGTAAGCTAATTCATTTATATTATATCATTTTAAAACCCCAGAGCAGCAGAATCTTTACTTGTAGATTACATTTGTTTGAAAAATTGGATAGATCACTATCACTGATGTTGAAAATTGCAAATAAGCGCAGTACAACATGGGCAGTAATTTCCCTTGCCTTACTTCTGCCTGCGATGACGCCCATAGAATGCTTGAAAGTGTATTTTCTTCGATGTATTCTTATTATCCTTTGATGTTTAAAAGCCTGAAAATTCAATCCCAAGTGCTATTTTAGATAATTAATTAAGTAAACATTTCCTGTGATGTGGACCCTCATAATTTTCGTTAATATTAAGAATATTATTACATTGGTCAAAATGTTCATTCATGATTATATCTTGTATCTATGAATTTGAATGTTAAATTGATTTTCTATTATAAATTCTGTGTGCAAAAAAGATAGACCAAGTTTAACAATATTGCTGCAGGAGGAATTTCTTTTAGTTTACTGACAAATACGTGTAACAGTTAACCAATTGTATAATTATCCTCCATTATCTGGAGACTGTTGGAGGAGGCATGAAAGAGGAAATGCTCTTGAAAGGATGCCATTCAGTCACAGCGAAACATCATTGGCAGTTTGAATGCAAGATGATTTTAACATGTGGGAGTAACCCAGAGTAATTCGTAGGGCAGACATAGCTGTATAATGCTTGAGGGATAGTGGAGATTGCTTCTGTAACATTTAACATATCAAGTCACATTTACACTTGTGTGTACTTGAGATGATTGTGGGTGGTTTTTACAAAATTATTCAGCAAGATCAAAGTAATCTGATAGGATCAgatcagaaaatagcatttTTCAAAACAAATCTCCACATTTCTGGTGTAAATCATTTGGACTTTTATTCTGTAATCCAATCCAATTGCCACATTTGGGTTTTTCAAAACCAGGGGTATAATTTGGGTAGCCGAAGAAAAAAATCGGTTCAAATCGgcaaatcctcatttttctcccTATGCTGAGGAATTGGATTTGCACTTTAGCTAGCTGTACAGGGTTTTTTGTTCTTACTGTTTCCATTCTTGGAATCCCATCGCTACTTTGTTGAGCATGCCTTCTCCTAGGTTGGGGTGATGGCGGTTCGGcagattttatatttcctgaatATGTTGACTCCACAATGATGACTCCAGGTTCAGCCCCCACAGAGGTAAACCTTCTCTGGGGTGAGGATGAGGTTAAGAGGCTCACAATCACCTGAGATCCTGGTACTGACTCACCCTCTGAGGCAGAGCAAATTCCATGCAGAGTTTGGGATTTGGGTCCAGCAGTAATGTCCAGCACCATGTCAGTGAATTCCCGTCCTTGGTGGGACTTATTCCGAGTTTTAGCTAACTGGATTCATAGttgtctttataaactttcTGCTTTAAATTTAAGTTTCTCCTGCTCAGTGGCCCTTAACTGGCCAGTTCCAGTCACATTACCATGGTCGCAACCCAAACATCCTGCTACGTTTTTGAAGTAATTACACTCTTCTGGCCTGGGAAAGAAAATGTACCTTTAAAGGTGAAGTACAATGTATCCTGGTAATGTATTTGTTTCTGCTAGTGTGAAATTAGCCCCGTTTGGTTTAATATCTGCTTAGTCCATTTTGTCTTCAGATTAATATTATTTTGCTTGATGGCAAATCTGTGTTAAGGTTGCTTACACCACCACTGCAAGACCACCATTAGAAATACTATGGTGAATTGTTATTCttcaaatgtttattaaatacatgttttgtttaataaaatcaAACGTGCAAATTGCatttgtattaaaatgcattactgtttgaaaatggaaaaaataaatactgCTTTTCTCCTGAAGTGGTATATTATAGATTTATTTAATTCAGAAAGAACTAATATATGCGCCCAACAGGTGGCAGCTGATTTATAAAACATGTAGATTTCCATATACAGTACTTGTGATACACTCTCTGGACAAacatggccattacacctacaggaacttatCACATCTGAATCCAAATCTATAGGCATAAATagggagttggtcccccctttgcagctgcctttcttctgggaaggctttccacaagattttggagtgcaaCTGTGGGAATCTTTGACCATTCATCCAGGAAATCCATTTGTGAGGTGAAGTACTCATGTTGAATGTGAAGGTCTGGCTCCCAATCTCCGTTCAGGTTCATTTCAAAAGTTTGACAGGGTTGACGTCATGGCTCTGtgtggccagtcaagttctttcaCACTAAActtacccaaccatgtctttatggaccttgctttgtgcatttGGGTAcattcatgctggaacagaaaagggccttccccaaacagttcccacaaagttggaagcatagaattgtccaaaatgtcttggtatggtgaagcattaagagttcccttcactggaactaagggggcAACCCaatccctgaaaaacaaccgcCATACCTTTATTCCACctacaccaaactttacagttggcatgaTGCAGCCAGGCAGGTAACATTTTCCTGGTATCTGATAAACCCAGacttgtccatcagactgccagacagagaagcatgattcatcacttcacagaacacgtttccactgctccagagtgcaATGGCAGTGAGCTTTACATCACTTCATCTGATGCTTGGCATTGCacgtggtgatgtgaggcttacatgcagctgctcattccatgaagctcccggtgCAGAGTtattgtgctggggttaatgccagtggaagtttggaactctgcagttacccAGTCAACAGAGTGTTAGTGACTTGTACGCACTATGCACCTCAGCTCTCGGCAACCCTGTTCTGTTACTTTATGTGGTCTGTCACTTTGTGGCtatttttcttttgttcttaaatgcttccactttgcaataataccacttacagtagACCACAGAATATCTAGGAAGGAAAAAATTTCAGAAACTGACttactgcaaaggtggcatcctatcacagtaccatgcttgaattcactaagctcttcagaatgacacaTTGTCcctcaaatgtttgtaaacctggcTGCATGACTCAGTGTTTGATTTTATACatttgtggcaatgggtctgaaggAAACACCTAATTTGATTTGCATTATACAATACATTGACGGTTTGAAAAACTGGGACAAAATAATTTAGCTCTATTTGATCTTACATGAAAGGGGGATTTGATTATCTAGACAATGTTAAATCAGGGTAACAGTGTTGAAAAACTGACCCATGGTTATTTTGCAAATTCTGAAATCTGTATAGAGTAGTATTTTTCACATATGTGTTGCCTAATCTTAAAAACTGAAATTCTAATGTGTTTCTCTAGATTACCGCCAAAATGAAAGGTTTCTTGTATAGAAAAGACAATCTATTATTCTATATAATTAAAAACTTGAATGAACTACCATAATAAGTGATATTTTTACACTCCGGTCCTGTAGGTGGCGGAGTCTTGTTTTTCAATAAGCGTAACGTTGTGATGAGTGACCATTATTCGCTTCCTCTCGCGGACAACGGGGTGTTTCCGATGTTCTTTCCTATTTGCTATCGCCAGAAAAAATAAGTTGATATATTACGAAGTTCAGCATTAGGCCTGTCTTCGGAAGATCGAGGCTTCCGGAACCGCTGTAATCGAGGTTGTGCTCGTTCCTCGCTGGGAGGAGGGAGCTGGTGACACTCGGATAATGGTCGGTGTTGAGGATACAGTGGGCAGCGCCGTCCGTGCTACTCTCCGACCTGAGAAACAACAGTCCTGAGCGCCTTGGGGTCACGACTTGGTACCGGAACAGCAGCCGCTTTGAGGGGCTTTAACGGGCCGGCGGCGCCGAGGCATTGTGTGAAGTAACTTGGCTGGCGGAGCGAGCCGGGAATAAGAGACGGCGGAGACCTGACGATCCGAGGACCAGAGAAGGTAGCTGGTCGCCAAAGTTTGTCTGttttcattgttatttttatcTGTTGTTTTCATTGAAATCCTTGCTTATTTTAGTCTTAGCAAGAGATTTAGGCATACGGACCAGAGTCTCTATGCTGTGAATGAGAAGATGTCTGGGACCAATCGCCTGGCCTGTGGCTCAGGACCGCCTTCCTCCTCCTAAAAGTTACATTCAGTGAAAGCGCCACAGCTGTAGCTGTGATAGTCTGGTTAATTTACTTTCCTCGTAATCTACTCAATGAAACCTCATTCTCACCAAGCGTAGTTTCTGGGTTTTGTGTGTAAATGCGATACAGAAATGCCAGAGTACATACACCCTAATCGAGCATAGTCAAACAGCACATACTAGtatttaatatacattttaacGATGAAAGTGAGACGTCATCTAAAGATACAATTAAAACTTCTTAATCGAGACTTTGGCACATCGTAAAATTACATACAAAATTGCTGGACTTCTCTTTCAAAAGAGACTCGTCTATCATTAATAATAAGACAGTACAGTACAATGCAGAAAATAAGACCGTGGCAGTGgaggcctaatggttagggaagcgtgtTTGTGATTGAAacattgctggttcgaatccctgaccagcaaagtGCTCCCTTGCACTGTTCCCTAGGTCCTAAATAATAGCTCCCCACTGCAATGTCATAATGGTTTGGTTTACATGCAGAAGACACATGTTATTCTGTGGTGTGTCACTAATgatagttaattaatttcatatttATCAGCCTGTTCCATTCTTATAGAATTCtataaaataaaacactgtTTAGATCAATGTTTCTGTATTCCACTATTAAAATGTAACTCAAGAAAGAGAATTCATTGCAAAGTCACCAGTTTTCTGCAAGATTTTCCAGGTTCCATGTGTCTTACAGGAATCGTGACAGGATGTCTAAAATAGAGCGCCTGAATGCCCGTGTGGCGAAGCTCCTGACGGTGGCCGTGCATGAGGTGCTGGAGGTGGTGAAAGAGACCGTGTCGGAGTACCAGGAGAAGACCGCTCGGACGCAGAGGGAAAACGAGAGCCTCAAGCGGAGGCTGCAGGAGCTCCAGGATAAGCTCAAGAGAGGAAACACAGGTAAATCATGAATTGAATAATGTGGCAGCTTTTGTAGTACTCTGTCATCATTAGGGGGTGGTATGTGGGTCTGTGCATTAGGACCCTATGATCACAAGGTCGCTGGATCAAATCCCAtgtctggcagagtgatgtcaccattggcccttaaccccagttgatCCAGGGGCTCTACTCTCTGAACCTGCTAAATGAATAGGATGTATGTAAGAAATGTAGGATGGTAATAGTTCAAATtaagtttttaaaaatctgttttATTAGGTTTTATATGTTACTGGGTGCCCAATACGtcgatcgcgatctactggtcATTCGCAAAGGTAGTGTGGGTAGATAAAAAGTGTGGGCATAAAAAAAAGGATGGATGATGCGTTCAACCGCGCCAGCTATTGCAAATCTCTAGCAAGCGACCAAGTCAACTTGCTAGAGTTTATTTctcaatttatttattcaattaaatttatttctactaaacttaagaaagggtataaaaatgaatgggggaGCTGGACCAAGTAAGAAGCCAAAAACCTGGCACTTCCACACGGAATGGGAGCAGGactttttccccccacaatgtCATATTTGAAGTGCGTTTTGCCTGACAGTCTACTATTGTTATTCCaaagaagggaaatgtggaggAGCGGCATTTTCGGGCTGTTCATAAAAACTATGACATTAACCTCCGAAAAGTGAGCTaagaaagagaaaggtgaaggaagtaaaatcccagttcaattaaaaaatgttttattcatcccaaagggaaattattattatccatccatccatccatccatccattttccaaaccgcttatcctactgggtcgcggggggtccggagcctatcccagaagcaatgggcacgaggcagggaacaacccaggatggggggccagcccatcgcagggcacactcacacaccattcactctcacatacacacctacgggccatttagcaagtccaattagcctcagcatgtttttggactgtggggggaaaccggagtacccggaggaaaccctacgacgacatggggagaacatgcaaacttcacacacatgtaacccaggcggagactcgaacccgggtcccagaggtgtgaggcaacagtgcaataataataataataataataataataataaagaatacttggtatatctataaataaatatatgcatttttcatttagacttggtcatttataagtagctcgcaagctgaaaGAGTGTGGGTACCTCTGTCATAAATGAATCAGTGGATTTCATACTGACAATTTGAGCCGGTCTGTCTTCATGCTGGTTTGTCTTATCCACCTGTTCTAGGTACTGTTCAGTCTGTTGCACTTCATCTGTCTGGAGAAAGAGTTCCCAGTGAGCAGGAGCGGAGCCCCGGGCTCAGGCAGAGCACAGAGCTACATCTGGCTGAAGAGAAGCAGGAACCCCCCGAGGAAGCCAGCGCCATGCAGAGGGAGGAGGATCTAAGCATATTGGAACCGAATGCCACACCAGAGCCAGAGAGCGACTACAGTGTAACGTTACCTGAAAGTGACGAAGGAGGTCCTGAATGTGGTTCTCAGATGTCCGACACGGACCTGTCAGTGTTTGGGCCTCGTTTGAAAAGTGCCCCCGACCTGGACTCTATTCACGTCGTGCGTATATCTGATGGACTGCCTGCTGGTGCCTTTGGTTTAGCAAGGCAACcaggtttttcctctgatgaAATTAAAATGGAAGCAGAATTGCCTGATTACGTAATGGCGAGAAGGCACATATCCCAGAGTCCTTTTGATGAACATGCAGATTCAAATGCTAATGCAGTGCAGCAGGAACCCACCAACGAGGCCCCTCAAGATAACATGGTGGATTTACCTTTTGGTCATTCTCACTCAAACTACAGTGCCATGGGAAGGAGGTTTGCGTTTGGCAAAAACACTAGGAGCACTCATGACAGTAGAAAACACAAGCAGTACTACAGGAAGGACGAAGATCATCGCTGCATCTTGTGCGGAAAGACCTTTAGCCGAATCGGAAACCTGAGGATACATCAGAGATGCCACACGGGAGAGAAACCTTACTGCTGCACGCAGTGTGGAAGGTGCTTCAGTCAGGCGGGTGACCTCAAGAAACACAAACGAGTGCACACGGGTGAGAAACCCTACTACTGTACTCAGTGCGGCAAGAGCTTCAGTCGTGGGGAAAACTTGAAACGGCACCAGAAGATTCACATAGGAGAGACTCTGCACCTCCATCAAGTATGGAGAGACCCACAATCTAATAAGGCACTTTGAGAATTAAAGCTGTGTCTCTGTTGTTGATTGTCGGTTATGCAAATATATATCCTTCcctataaaattatatttttttactaGATAACATTATTCTTGGTTTTTGTTTTACACAAGGCTATTGCTGGATGTTGTGTTAAGCTGTATTTATTGATTTGTTTAGTAACATGTAGCTGTATGTGAAAACCAGTGCTGCTTAAGCTTATCTTATCGTttcatactgacactgaaccaTCTTCAGCAAATGCATTTACTGTTGTGCATTTCCtcactgccataaaataaaattagtcaTCACTATAGCCTCCAATTTACATGTTGAttctaaaataaatataaataaatagtgGCTATTGTGTGTCACTTTTTAAAATAAGATCATGTGTGGTGCATTGATGCTTTTATCAGTCTAATATGTTCCTGCAAGATTTTTTTTGGTTGCATAACTTCTGCTTTGCTTCCTGAACCTTATTTATTTCTTGGATATAAACTCCTTTTGGAAATATTGACTGGCACAGGAGTTCCCCTTACTTGGCTTTCAGTTCTCTGGTGCTTTGCATGTATGCTGtaaaatggggtgggggtgttgaGGACAATAGCTGACTACTcttgcattgtttttggagagcAACTCATCTCACACAGTACACAGCCCGTACAAATTTATTCAGTGGTTTGAAAGGCATCGTCACATTTAGTTACAACATCGTTTTTTCTCTCACAGTCCCACTAGATGATTTAACTGTTAGGCTTAAATGTGATGGATGTGTCCTATTTGGCAAAATGTATTTCACAAAAAATCTAGCTTGACTTTGAAAGGTGATATACGCATCCTTGAAAATTTTGAACTACTGTAGCTAATTCTCAGCAGAGATGGAGATGTTGAGCTGTTTCGGCGAGGACTTTAGCTTTGCAGCTCAATGGCAGTGGCTTTGTATCCCTGGTTATTTCTTGCTGAGTGGCATTGCTATGTTCTCGTGGGCTTTGTGTGGTCTCCTTCTACGGTACATTCCAAAAACGCAGAGTGCAGGCGAGTCATGACTAATCTGGGCATGATAAGGGACAGTGGGAAAGTCACAGCTGTATTGAGCTGCACACCCTGTGGTCACCGCTTGTCCTCACTGGACTAGCAGTTCTTGAGAATGTATTGATGTGTGGAGAGATACAGAATTTGCAGACTTCAGGAGCTCtgtgatataaaaatatattttgcagatGGGAAATCATATTGACCTTgctattaaaaaaatgtaaaagtttTGAAGAGAGTGCATTACAAATGAAGTGCCACGCAATGCTGGATTACTGTTTACTGAGCATTTCACATTGTAGAAATAAAATCCTAAAAGTGTTCAATTTTGCAATGGTTTTATGAGAACAAGTGAAAACTATTTAAATGTTCCTTTTGTACAAACAGCTGCCGTGAGATGGTATCTGAACAACTAAGAATACACTGATCTGTATTTCCTCTTAGTAAAGATGTGTTAATTTCCTGTTGGTACTATTTTTTCCAAGTCTATTCAAGTTAGTGTTACATCCTCAGGCTTCACTAATACTTGCAAATAGCAAAGCTGCTGCAACAATATTTCTTGGTAATTTTCAGTGATACTTCTCAAAGCCTTTTCAATGGTTTGGAACAAGTTTCCCAGTTGAGAGAAATTGTTCTAATAGCAGAATGGTGTACCTCCAAAACTTGTGGGACAACGGTGCTGATATTGATTCAAATCAGACATCATTGTTTACCAGAGCAACCACTCACCATTGTTTTCCGTTTCTTTGGATTAAAAGGGAACAATAGCTTTTCATATCAGAAGATTGAATTGATGTTTTGCCCCATACAAATATATAAATTCAtattatgatatatatatatatatatatatatatatatatatatgtgtgtgtgtgtgtgtgtgtgtgtgtgtgtgtgtgtgtgtgtgtgtgtgtgtgcacgcgtgtgtatatatacagataCAAAATATCAGAgtacaattttttttctctgtacTGTTTGCTAATTAGGATGTTGTTTCTGTATCTtagatatatttttatttaataaatacaataaTCGACGAATAATATAGCACACTTACATTAAGAATTGGAGCCAGCTGAGCTTCAAAGCTCTTTGATCTTCCAGCTTAACGATAGATGCTCTATTTATTAACATTGGTAACAGTGCAGTCAGCCAGTAGCAGCTGGGTTTAAGGACTTAAGGATTACTCTACCCATTGAATTACATGTCTATGCCATTGTCACTTGTCACTTCCTTGTCACTAGACTGTCACTTTCTAGGTTCAATCTGTATCTGCTTGAAAGTTTCAGTTTTGAAAAACAGCTCACAAGCATATCTTTTTtcgtttcttttaaaaaaagacattcAACAAAAGTAGTGAAAGGATTTCTTGTTAATAATGAAACTATAACCTATTTTGTGTCATACATTGCAGAACCACTTGGAAGCATGACTGCATGGGTGATGAAGTAGGGAGAACAGAGAAGCAGACTTGACCTTCATTCTACAGAAAAATCTGTTTTAGTCATTTTCCCTCCTCCTTGCTTAAAGTCTGTTCATTTTGCTTTCTCAGCATGCAATGTTTACCAGTTAATCTCTCCTTGATATGGTTTGCACAGAGTACCTGTAGTAAATTACAAACTGCATGGAGGGGAAATACGCCACGTACCAGAGCAGCCTGCAATCTGAGAGATTTGAGTTGACATAACAGATTGTTTTATCAATCATACTGTACAGCTGTAACACAAAGAACACATATGGAGAATGTTTTATGCGtcatgaaatgtattttttcatttaataagATTACTGCTCTTATTACATCAGAGCTCACTGTACTCTGGCAAGCAATAATTTGAAAAATGCCTAACGCAGGCAATCCCCAGCTCAAGAATGTCCAACCTATGGACGAGTTGTGCTTATGAATTGACTGTAAATGCACTGGTTTGTAATGATGGCACGCATTTCTTTGTGACGCTCACGAAAACATTACACGGCTTCAATAGTTCTTCGGCTCAAGGTACAGTAGAATTCtgtatgtagttacttttattattaatgtattatgTGTGTTATTGtgtattgtattattattttatcacaTACCTACAAATTTAAAAACAGACTTAGGGAACTCGGCCGTAAGCTGGAGACTGCCTGTACACTCCTGCATGTGACATGCATCTAACACAACATATACACGTACTATATGCAGTAGGAGAATTTTATGCTTGTCACTCttcacatttttaattttcctttttttgtaggGTCTGATAGACTCGGACCAAAGCTTGAGATTTCCCACAGACATGATCCAACTCTGGACAGGAAGGTGCCAGCCTTGCTGGGCCAGTTACCATGCTGAACGTCAGACAGGAAGAAAGTGCCAGGCCTCCTGTGCCAGTTTCTGTGCTGAATGTCAGACAGGAAGAAGATGCCAGCCCTCCTTTGAGAGATGCTGTGCTGAACGTCAGACAGGAAGAAAATGCCAGCCCTCCTGTGCCAGTTACCATGCTGAACGTCAGACAGGAAGAAGGTGCCAGGCCTCCTGTGCCAGTTGCAGTGCTGAACGTCAGACTGAAAGAAGGTGCCAGGCCTCCTGTGCCAGTTGCTGTGCTGAATGTCAGACAGGAAGAAGGTGCCGACCTTTCTGTACCATTTGGCATGCTGAATATCAAATTGGATGGCAGTACCAGTCCCTTTGTGCCAGTTGCTGTGTCAGCCAGGAGGAGAGCATGCAGAGGTCCTGTTGGGAGGCCATGTGCACTAGCAAAGGGAAGTCAACACCACACAGGCTGGAGGTAACCATGGTTTCCTCACAACTGGCCTCAACAAATGTTAAGCAGACAATGGCTGACAAATGATTTTGTTTTCTACAAGTAGTGGATGGATCAGGTTCCCAGTCTAGGTGGAAAGTCCATGCTGGGAAGACACAGAGGGAGAGGAGAAAGAAGGAAACcgttgca
The sequence above is a segment of the Brienomyrus brachyistius isolate T26 chromosome 5, BBRACH_0.4, whole genome shotgun sequence genome. Coding sequences within it:
- the LOC125741667 gene encoding zinc finger protein 287-like isoform X1, encoding MSKIERLNARVAKLLTVAVHEVLEVVKETVSEYQEKTARTQRENESLKRRLQELQDKLKRGNTGTVQSVALHLSGERVPSEQERSPGLRQSTELHLAEEKQEPPEEASAMQREEDLSILEPNATPEPESDYSVTLPESDEGGPECGSQMSDTDLSVFGPRLKSAPDLDSIHVVRISDGLPAGAFGLARQPGFSSDEIKMEAELPDYVMARRHISQSPFDEHADSNANAVQQEPTNEAPQDNMVDLPFGHSHSNYSAMGRRFAFGKNTRSTHDSRKHKQYYRKDEDHRCILCGKTFSRIGNLRIHQRCHTGEKPYCCTQCGRCFSQAGDLKKHKRVHTGEKPYYCTQCGKSFSRGENLKRHQKIHIGETLHLHQVWRDPQSNKAL